Genomic window (Corynebacterium simulans):
ATCGGCCCACTGTCCTCCATCGGTGCCCGCGACGAAATCATCGAGCGCCTCGACAAGGCTGTTGCCGATGGCACCGCCACCGTCCGTGTGGGTGGCAAGAAGGTAGACCGCGACGGCGCCTACATGGAGCCAACGCTGCTTAGCGACGTCGATCCTTCCGCCGAGATCGCCTGCAACGAGATCTTCGGCCCAGTCGCAGTCATCTACAAGGCAAAGGACATCGACGAGGCCATCGCGATTGCCAACAACTCTGACTATGGCCTCTCCAGCTCCGTGTGGGGTTCCGACCTCGACAAGGCCTTCGAGGTGGCGCAGCAGCTTAACGACGGCATGACCTTCGTCAACGAGGCTTCCGTCACCGCTGCCGGCCTCCCGTTCGGCGGCATTAACCGCTCCGGCTATGGCCGCGAGCTCGAGCGCTGGGGCGTGGGTGAGTTCGTCAACGAGCACCTCTACCGCGTCAGCGGCCAGGACGACGCGGGCCTCTCCCCGGCGATGTAAGTACACGAGCCCGCTCTTCCGGAGCCGCACCCCCCCGTCCTGCCAGCTCATCACTGGTGGGGCGGGGCTTCGTCTTTTACTGTGTCCACACATGGTGAGGTCACCATCTAGCAGCAACCACGGTGCAGCACAAGGACGCCCCTAAGACCGATAAAGAGTCCAAGCGCAGCATCCCACGCAAAACATGCAAACGCTCCCGGAGGCAGTGCGATTGAACTAGCCTGCGGGAGCGTTTGAAGGTTTTAGAAGCTCTTACTTCTGCAGACCTTCAGCGATTGCCTCGAAGATGCCGCCGAGGATTTCGAGAACGGTGGATGCGATTTCCATGATGGAGTCCTAACTGTAAAAGGGTCATTAACAAGTGGATTTGGGCTGTGCCTGAATCCAGTTAGGACCATACTTCCGTTAGCGTAGGTTAGCTAGCCCTAACCACGCTTGGACCACCGGAAATGGCCCAAATTTAGCTTTATATTCAGGCGAAATATACTTTAGTATCCTCCTTCGCGCGTGCCCAATGCACGAGGTTTTAATTGAGCTCAATGATGGTACAAATAAAGTGTGCATAAATAAGAGTTTTAACTATGAAAGTAGATGCCTATGGCTATTTTCCAGGTCGGCGATCCAGCATCGATGAGCACCGCTGACACCGATAGCCGCATTGCGACGTTGATCGTTGATGACGATCCCCTCGTACGCTCGTCGCTGAAGACCTACTTCTCATACACTGCCGACATTCACGTCGTCGCCGAGGCCAGCACCGGCGTCGAAGCCCTTTCGCTTCTCGACCAAATCGACATCGATGTCATCATCGCCGATATTCACATGCCCGAGATGGACGGAATAACGCTCTTGCGCGAGGCCAAGAAGCGGCCCACCCCACCAGCATTCGTAGCAATAACCGCTTTAGACACTGACAAAACAATGATCGAGGTCTTAACCAACGGAGGGGCCGGCTACGTTGTAAAAAGCAGCAAGCCAGCCACAATGTATGCCGCTGTGCGCGAGGCGGTAAACGGTGGCACAGCCGTATCGCCGCACGCACTAACCCGCCTGGTTGACTACCTTCCCCAATCCGATTCCCATACAGAGGGCGATAACGACAAAGAATCCAGCGTTATCGAGTTCAATGAGAAGTACGCCTTACTCACCGATACTGAGAAGCAAATCTTGAGCCACATCTGCGAAGGGCGCTCAAACGCAGAGATCGCCAAGTCGATGCACTACGCACAATCGACCGTTAAGAAGCAGATTTCCCACCTAATGTCCGTCTTCGCGGTGAGCTCCAGGCTCAGCTTGGCAATAACCGCACTGCCCCACATCGGGGTCTAAGTAAAAAGTCTCGAGACAGCGAGTAAACGATGTCTCGAGACTTCTCAAGTGGCGGAGACGAGAGGATTTGAACCTCCGGACCTGCGCAAGCAAGTCAACTCCTTAGCAGGGAGCCCCATTCGGCCGCTCTGGCACGTCTCCAGCGATTCGCAATGAATCTTCGCTTACTTTACCCGAGCCCCTCCACGCGTGCCAAACAGCCCCCTCACTACCGTCTAACTGCTTAGGTTTTAGCGGCGATTAAGCGCCGCATGCAGCTTCAATGCCACATACAAAGCGGCACAGCGCCAGCCATCTTCGAGGGCAGCCGAGCCCAGAATCTCACGGACGCGGTCTAGGCGATAATGCAAAGTAGCACGGTGAATATAGAGTGCGGCGGCTGTGTCATTGACGTTGCGGGAATACTCGAAATAACAAAGCAGACTTTCCCAGTAGCTTTTGCGCTCGGCGTCTAAAAGCAGTGCGGCATCGGGGCTCAGCGCGCGCACGGTAGCCGGACTCAGATCCCATCCCAACAGCGCGCGCCAGGCGCCAGCCGCAGCCCAGTCCATCGCAGGTTGCCCGGTTAGCCGCGCCACGTCGGCCATGAAACGAGCCCGACGCGCAGTGGGAGCACTGCCCCGCGCACCAATCTGCGTTCCCGCCGTAAGGGCCGCGGAAGCAACCTCCTCAATCAGCGTTTTCGTGTCTTGCTCGTCGCGCGGGGATTCCACAATGATGAGCGAATCATGCAAGTCCAGGGCCAGAAACGGACGCCGCCGCAGCGGACGGGCGAGTTCCATCGTCAGCTGGACTAAATCACCGTCTACGTCGATACGGTGAATGAGCACTTCCCCATCACGCGGCAAAAGGTCGCGCTCGCGGGCTATAGCCAGCGCACTTTCATCACCCGCAACGATGTCACGGGTTAAGTCACCAAGCTGCTGCGCACGAGTGGCCAGGTAAGCATCGCGCTCGTCTACCAACTTGGTCAGCGTGCTCAGTTGCGGGGAAACGGAGGCAAGAGCGGCGTCGGAAAGCGCGTGCTCATCAATGATCCACACGTGCCCTACCAGGTCAGGACCGTGGCGCAACGGAATAACCACGCGCGGGAGCATGTCATATTCCGCATTCGCCGGCAGGCGCACCGGGGCAGAAGATTCCTGAATGCCATAACTGAGCATCCACGGGATCGGCTCCGGCGGCGGGGTGCGCTCCAGAATCGAGGCCACGCGGTGACTATCCACGGCGCCCAACTGCGCGCTTGCCGCAATCACGTTGATAGAGGGAGTGGTTACCTCCACCGAGCATTGCAACTGCCGCGCGATGTCATCGGCTAACTCTTGAATCCGTGCCAGGTTCGGCGCCGTCAGTTTCGACATATGTCAAAGATAGTTCTCTATTTTGACTAATGACAACAAAAATGTGACCTACGATAATCGAAAAAGCACGTTTTATCGCTATCAAAAGAAAGGACTCGCAATGCAGACTACTGTCGGCGAATTTATCCTTGATCGCTTGAAGGCCATCGGCATCACCGAAATCATCGGTGTCCCGGGCGATTTCAACTTGAGCTTCCTCGAGCAGATCGACGAAGACAAGGACATCCGTTTCGTCGGCGCCTGCAATGAGCTGAACGCGGCCTATGCCGCTGATGGCTACGCCCGCCAGCGCGGCGTCGGCTGTCTGCTCACCACCTACGGCGTGGGCGAGCTTTCTGCGCTCAACGGCATCGCGGGTGCTCGCGCGGAGCACGTTCCGATGGTCTCCATCGCTGGCGCACCGCCGCAGTACGCCACCGAGTTCGGTTGGAACCTGCACCACTCGCTTGCCGACGGCGACTTTGCCAACATGCTCGACGCCATCGCACCGTTTACCGAGGTAGCCACCCGCGTTTCCCCGATGAACGTGGTCGAGGAATTCGACCGCGCCCTGCACACCTGCCTGCGCGAGAAGCGCCCGGTGCACATCCAGATCCCTTCCGATATCACGCACCTGACCATCGAGGTCCCGGATACCCCGTTCAGCACCGAGCTGGCTACCTCCGACCAGGAGCGCCTCAACGCCGCCGCCGATCGGGTGATCGAGGCGCTGGCTGCGGCCAAGGATCCCATCTTCCTGATCGACCAAGACACCGATCGCCACGGTTTTACCGAGAAGTTCCGCGCCATCATCGACAAAGCCCAGCTGCCGTACTCCCAGCTTTCTTCCGGCAAGGCCATCCTGTCCGAGCGCGACCCGCTGTTCATCGGCACCTACAACGGCGCCGCTTCCGCCCCGGGCGTACAGGAGCGCATCGAAAACTCCGACTTCCTGGTCACCACCAACCCACGCTTCATCGAGGTCAACTCCGGTTCCTTCACCCACGATCTGGATAAGGCGCACGTGTTTAACTTCGGCGATCAGCACCTCAACGCTGACGGCGAGTACTTCGTGGGCATCAATACACTGGAGCTTCTCGACGTCCTCGTCGAGCGCATCCCAGCCAAGGAAGCCGCCGCGGGCGAGAAGTTTGAGCTGCTGGCCTTCGAGCCAGACGAGTCAGCACCGCTGACCCAGGAGCGCATCTGGAACCAGATGGTTCACTTCCTCAAGGAAGACGACGTGGTCATCACCGAGGCTGGTACTTCCAACATCGGCCTGGGCCCGCTGCGTATGCCGGAGGGCGTGCAGTACATCAACTCCACCATCTGGGGCTCCATCGGTTTTACCCTGCCTGCCGTGCTCGGATCCCAACTGGCTAACCCGGAGCGCCGCCACGTGCTCTTCATTGGCGATGGTTCCTTCCAGCTAACAGCCCAGGAGCTTTCTACCATCCTGCGCCAGGAGCTCAAGCCCATCATCGTGCTGGTCAACAACGATGGCTACACCATTGAGCGCTACATCCTGGGCATGGAGCAGGAGTACAACGCCATCCAGAACTGGAACTACAACGAGCTGCCGAAGGTCTTCAAGGCAGATACCACCATGGAGTCTTATGCAGCGAAGACCGAGGGCGAGCTGGCTAAGGCGCTCGCGGACATTTCTGAGCACCCGGAGCGCGGCGCCTTCCTTGAGGTTCAGCTCGACGCATTTGATGCACCGAAGGGCCTGCAGGCGTTCGGCCCGCTCACGGCCGAGTTTGACTACGGCCCTCGCGGTCCGCGCAACCCGGAAACCTCTTCCCAGGGCTAAGGTGGTTGCCATGATTCGATGCGATCTTTCCTCCCTGCCCGTCTATGTTCCTGGTGCCCGCAACGAGACTGCTTTGAAGCTGTCTTCCAATGAGGCCACCCAGCCTCCGCTTCCGGAGGCGCTCAAGGCCATGGAGGCCGCGGCTGGCGACGCCAATCGTTACCCAGACATGGGCGTCGTCGAGCTGCGCACTGCACTCGCAGAGCACCTTGGTATGACCCTCGATGAGGTGGCCGTGGGAACGGGTTCTTCTGCCATCTGCCAGCAGCTGGTACAAATCACCTGCCAGCCTGGCGATGAAGTGGTTTTCCCGTGGCGTTCCTTCGAGGCCTATCCAATCTTCGCCCACGTGGTTGGCGCGACGCCGGTTCCGGTCCCACTGAATGAGGAGCACCGCCTGGACTTGCCGGCGATGGCCAAGGCCGTGACGGAAAAGACCAAGGTTATCTTCGTATGCAATCCGAATAACCCCACCGGTTCGATCATCACTCGCGCGGAATTCGACGAGTTCCTGGCGGCCGTGCCGGATGACATCATCGTGGCATTGGACGAGGCTTACATCGAGTACAACCGCAACGACTCCCTGCCGCTGGCCACCGACTACGTCAAGACGCACCGCAACGTCGTGGGCCTGCGCACTTTCTCCAAGGCCTACGGCCTAGCCGGCGTGCGCGTGGGCTATGCCTTCGGCGACAAAGAGATCATTGAGGCGCTGAACAAGGTAGCCATCCCGTTCTCCGTGAACACGGTGGCTCAGGTCGGCGCCCTGCACTCTCTGGCGGCACAGGATTCCTTGCGTGAGCGCACCGACGAGACGGTTCGCCAACGCGAGCGCGTCACTGAGCACTTTGCTAAGTTCGGCGTTCCTTCTTCCGAGACCAACCACATCTGGTTCCCGGCAGCAAACATCACCGAACTGGGCACCCCACAAGAAGTCGCTGCCAAGCTCGCCGAAAACGGCGTGCTGGTTCGCGCCTTCGACGAAGGCGTACGCATCTCCATCACCACCGTCGAGGAGACCGATGTACTCCTCAAGGCGTGGGAGGCTGCTTTCGGCGCCTAAAACGACAACGCGGGTAAAAGATCACAAAAGGGGTTGCCACCAAAGCAGCACCCCCTTTTAGCGAAGCGATATATCGCAAGCCGCGATATACTCCTATTCCTCGTCGTATTCGTAAGGCATCTTGTGCTTATCCGGATGCGGGACAACCATAAGCGCCATCAGCAGGCCAGCTCGGTCCTTTTCAATGATGAATCGGCTCAATGCCGCTGCGTCCGCGTCCCTAGGCAGTGGGTTGCCACCAAAGTTTGTTCCAATCTCACTTGATGAAGGGCTTGCAGCGTCATATATAGCAAGGTCATCAAAGCTCATGACTTTTTCAATGACATCCTGAAGCTGCTCACTAGTCAGTGCGTCGTCATCGTAGCCGGTATCTTGGACGATGTAGACAAGATTGACCCAATCATCATCGGCTCTGAACCAATCAATGACAGCGTCGTAGACTTCATCGGCAGTGAGAATCTTGCGCGGTTTATCGGGCAACATGGACCTTATAGCTTTCGGCTCCCGAAGACACTTCAAACGGGACTCATTGATGAATGAAACACGTAAACTTAGCGTTCTTCATTTCACTACCTGTGCTAAGCGTGTTTTTCCCCTTCGCTTCTCTTTTTCACAGGTATAGCAACCGAAAGAGCGATGCCTAGCAAGGCTATGGGAATCCCAAGATTGGTAAGCTTATTTTCCCAATATAGGCCCGCTACGCACAACAAAACCCCTGCAATGAGAACGACAAGGGTAAAAGCTTTAAGCAATTTCATTTCCGCATCGTCCTTACAATTTTCGTCGTCAACTGAGCTTAAGAATCGCCCTTTAGACTAACAATTCTTTTCCCACCAATGAGTCCTGTTTCTAAATCGGGTACTTTCGTATACTCTTCTCGGATTTTGTGGTTTGACCAGAACATGAAGGTGAAAATGGACGTGTTCCATGAAAGCATCCACATCACAGTCTATTGTCGGACGTAAATGCCCTGAGGACCGATACAAGACACTAGACCAGCAGCCCTACCCGCCTGCAAAAGGCGGCAACACGTCAACACGCGTCGCACCCGTGAGGGAGGCGGCGCGTTCGGCGTTTTTGCCATCCACCAGGAAGGTGCAGCGGTCTAGCACCTCGCCCAAGTTCATGCCGGCCTCGGTGGTGCCACTGTGCTCTGCGGCCACGGTGTCCAGCAGCTCGCCTAGCGTTGCAGGAGCTGCAATCTGTTCGTGGCTTACACCTGCCGCTGCGCGGGCGGCGGCGAAATAGTGAATTTCAACCATGTCTGCCACTATGCCAGTTTTTGCATTGAAAGTGCCGTTAAAATTGAAGAGGTTAACCAGGAACATAAGGAGAGGCACGCCAGCATGCGCAGTTACGAAGAACACCTAGCAGCTATCCGTGGGGCACTACCTGCGCCGACGGTGGTGACGCGCTCACTGCTGGAGGTCGATGGCTTGATCCTCGCGCGCACCATCGCCGCGGCTTATGACATGCCGCGCTTTAATAACTCGCAGATGGACGGCTACGCCATCACCACGACGGAAGGCGGCACCTTCACCGTCGGCCAGACGGTGGCTGCCGGTGCTGTGCCCAGCGCTGCACAGGATGGCATCGCGGCCCCAATCATGACCGGCGCCAAGGTGCCAGAGAACACCGTGACCATCGTCCCAGTGGAGCAATGCGAGCCACCGCAGTTCCCGCGCGAAGGGGAAAAAGTCACCATTCCGGCGGCTCCGGCGGGCCAGTTCATCCGCGAGGCCGGATCCGACATCGCGGCTGGCAAGGTGCTGGTGGAGGAAGGCACGCGGCTGACCCCAGCCATCATCGGCACGCTGGCCTCCCAAGGCATCACTGAAGTCGAGGTCTATGCCCCGGCACGCATCGTGGTCGCCACGGGTGGCGCAGAGATCGGCGGCCAAGGTGCGGCCAGCATCCCCGATGCGAATGCGCCGATGATTGCTGCTCTCTGCCGCGAGTACGGCATTGAGGTCGTTGCTTTCGTACGCACCAACGATGACCCAGGAATCCTGCGCTCCGATCTGGACGGCGTGGTCCGCGTTTACCAGCCCGACGCCATCGTCACCTCCGGCGGCGTATCCCACGGCAAGTTCGAGGTCGTGCGCCAGGTCTTCGAAGAAGACGGCTGGTTCGGCCACGTAGCACAGCAGCCCGGCGGCCCGCAGGGACTGTCCAAGCTGGGCAGCGTCCCGGTTATCTGCCTGCCCGGCAACCCCGTTTCAACGCTGGTCAGCTTCCGTATCTACGTAGGACCCGCGCTGGGTCGCGCCAAAACAGCC
Coding sequences:
- a CDS encoding response regulator → MAIFQVGDPASMSTADTDSRIATLIVDDDPLVRSSLKTYFSYTADIHVVAEASTGVEALSLLDQIDIDVIIADIHMPEMDGITLLREAKKRPTPPAFVAITALDTDKTMIEVLTNGGAGYVVKSSKPATMYAAVREAVNGGTAVSPHALTRLVDYLPQSDSHTEGDNDKESSVIEFNEKYALLTDTEKQILSHICEGRSNAEIAKSMHYAQSTVKKQISHLMSVFAVSSRLSLAITALPHIGV
- a CDS encoding PucR family transcriptional regulator, which codes for MSKLTAPNLARIQELADDIARQLQCSVEVTTPSINVIAASAQLGAVDSHRVASILERTPPPEPIPWMLSYGIQESSAPVRLPANAEYDMLPRVVIPLRHGPDLVGHVWIIDEHALSDAALASVSPQLSTLTKLVDERDAYLATRAQQLGDLTRDIVAGDESALAIARERDLLPRDGEVLIHRIDVDGDLVQLTMELARPLRRRPFLALDLHDSLIIVESPRDEQDTKTLIEEVASAALTAGTQIGARGSAPTARRARFMADVARLTGQPAMDWAAAGAWRALLGWDLSPATVRALSPDAALLLDAERKSYWESLLCYFEYSRNVNDTAAALYIHRATLHYRLDRVREILGSAALEDGWRCAALYVALKLHAALNRR
- a CDS encoding alpha-keto acid decarboxylase family protein, whose protein sequence is MQTTVGEFILDRLKAIGITEIIGVPGDFNLSFLEQIDEDKDIRFVGACNELNAAYAADGYARQRGVGCLLTTYGVGELSALNGIAGARAEHVPMVSIAGAPPQYATEFGWNLHHSLADGDFANMLDAIAPFTEVATRVSPMNVVEEFDRALHTCLREKRPVHIQIPSDITHLTIEVPDTPFSTELATSDQERLNAAADRVIEALAAAKDPIFLIDQDTDRHGFTEKFRAIIDKAQLPYSQLSSGKAILSERDPLFIGTYNGAASAPGVQERIENSDFLVTTNPRFIEVNSGSFTHDLDKAHVFNFGDQHLNADGEYFVGINTLELLDVLVERIPAKEAAAGEKFELLAFEPDESAPLTQERIWNQMVHFLKEDDVVITEAGTSNIGLGPLRMPEGVQYINSTIWGSIGFTLPAVLGSQLANPERRHVLFIGDGSFQLTAQELSTILRQELKPIIVLVNNDGYTIERYILGMEQEYNAIQNWNYNELPKVFKADTTMESYAAKTEGELAKALADISEHPERGAFLEVQLDAFDAPKGLQAFGPLTAEFDYGPRGPRNPETSSQG
- the hisC gene encoding histidinol-phosphate transaminase; this translates as MIRCDLSSLPVYVPGARNETALKLSSNEATQPPLPEALKAMEAAAGDANRYPDMGVVELRTALAEHLGMTLDEVAVGTGSSAICQQLVQITCQPGDEVVFPWRSFEAYPIFAHVVGATPVPVPLNEEHRLDLPAMAKAVTEKTKVIFVCNPNNPTGSIITRAEFDEFLAAVPDDIIVALDEAYIEYNRNDSLPLATDYVKTHRNVVGLRTFSKAYGLAGVRVGYAFGDKEIIEALNKVAIPFSVNTVAQVGALHSLAAQDSLRERTDETVRQRERVTEHFAKFGVPSSETNHIWFPAANITELGTPQEVAAKLAENGVLVRAFDEGVRISITTVEETDVLLKAWEAAFGA
- a CDS encoding MoaD/ThiS family protein, whose product is MVEIHYFAAARAAAGVSHEQIAAPATLGELLDTVAAEHSGTTEAGMNLGEVLDRCTFLVDGKNAERAASLTGATRVDVLPPFAGG
- a CDS encoding molybdopterin molybdotransferase MoeA, producing the protein MRSYEEHLAAIRGALPAPTVVTRSLLEVDGLILARTIAAAYDMPRFNNSQMDGYAITTTEGGTFTVGQTVAAGAVPSAAQDGIAAPIMTGAKVPENTVTIVPVEQCEPPQFPREGEKVTIPAAPAGQFIREAGSDIAAGKVLVEEGTRLTPAIIGTLASQGITEVEVYAPARIVVATGGAEIGGQGAASIPDANAPMIAALCREYGIEVVAFVRTNDDPGILRSDLDGVVRVYQPDAIVTSGGVSHGKFEVVRQVFEEDGWFGHVAQQPGGPQGLSKLGSVPVICLPGNPVSTLVSFRIYVGPALGRAKTAHTAQVTVPVTGLESRDQFRRGIIDYENGIATAELFAGTGSHLISQAMSANALIRIPAGAQLQPGDVVEVIPF